A window of the Bacteroides thetaiotaomicron VPI-5482 genome harbors these coding sequences:
- a CDS encoding efflux RND transporter periplasmic adaptor subunit: MMMKRELHTFIIGSVLFFTACGDKQESEQKSGYRIQGDTVYIADPLLLEKIKVSVSELKPYSKKVITSGVVRPIPPRYAYVAPPFAGRVTKSYVRIGQSVRQGTPLFEISSPDFTSAQKEYFQALSSRELAKKDLKRKEDLIRNGVSSQRELEEAQNALLIADKEFENASAALRVYQVDNPAEMILGQPMIVRSPIPGEVIKDNIVTGQYLKDDTEPIAIVADLSKVWIAAQVKEKDIRFINEGSSLDIEISALPGTVIKGNVYHVEEEVDEETRSIQVLSVCDNLNGHLKLGMYTTVHFLSVPVGQIQIPEKTLLQGEKDSYVFVQIAPLVFVRTSVTVETTENGIAVISEGLRPGDKIISEGGYYLK, from the coding sequence ATGATGATGAAGAGAGAGTTACACACATTTATTATTGGCAGTGTGTTGTTTTTTACCGCATGCGGGGATAAACAGGAATCAGAGCAAAAAAGTGGCTATCGTATACAAGGTGACACGGTCTATATTGCAGATCCTCTTTTACTTGAAAAGATCAAAGTATCAGTGTCTGAACTGAAACCCTATTCCAAGAAGGTGATAACGTCCGGTGTGGTGCGTCCCATTCCTCCCCGTTATGCTTATGTTGCTCCTCCATTTGCAGGGAGAGTCACAAAATCTTATGTGCGTATCGGACAGTCGGTACGTCAGGGAACACCTTTATTTGAAATCAGTTCCCCCGACTTTACTTCTGCACAAAAGGAATACTTTCAGGCACTTTCGTCCAGGGAACTTGCTAAAAAAGATTTGAAACGCAAAGAAGATCTGATAAGGAATGGTGTCAGTTCGCAAAGAGAACTGGAAGAAGCCCAGAATGCTTTATTGATAGCAGATAAGGAGTTTGAAAACGCCTCTGCCGCATTGCGGGTATATCAGGTGGACAATCCGGCGGAAATGATATTGGGGCAACCGATGATTGTTCGTTCTCCTATTCCCGGGGAAGTGATAAAGGATAACATCGTAACAGGGCAATATCTGAAAGATGATACCGAACCGATAGCTATTGTTGCCGACCTGTCTAAGGTATGGATTGCGGCTCAGGTAAAGGAGAAAGATATCCGGTTTATAAATGAAGGCAGTAGTCTGGATATTGAAATTTCGGCATTGCCCGGTACGGTTATTAAAGGCAATGTGTATCATGTAGAGGAGGAGGTAGACGAGGAAACCCGGTCCATTCAGGTACTTTCGGTCTGTGATAATTTGAACGGACATCTGAAGCTGGGGATGTACACTACTGTCCACTTTCTGAGTGTTCCGGTCGGACAAATTCAAATCCCGGAGAAAACGTTACTACAGGGCGAAAAGGATAGCTATGTATTTGTGCAGATTGCTCCGTTGGTTTTCGTACGGACGTCGGTGACAGTGGAGACAACAGAAAACGGAATAGCGGTGATCAGCGAAGGATTGCGTCCCGGAGATAAGATAATCAGTGAAGGAGGATATTATTTAAAGTAA
- a CDS encoding mechanosensitive ion channel family protein has protein sequence MLENELWGNTIENWGISILIILGAIIIVKLLSLLGKKVIKPFVTGTDNHLDDVIFYSLEAPVKFAIILLGIWIAIHRLVYPDSFVKVVDNAYSILIVLDITWFFGRLFSSLLQVYWGKQSNGQANKMMPIIKRTILVIVWLIGIVMALSNVGVNISALLGTLGIGGIAFALAAQDTVKNVFGAFTILTDKPFSIGDTIRVDSYEGTVVDVGVRSTKIMNYDKRIITFPNYKITDTSIVNISSEPMRRVVLNLGLTYDTTSEKMKEALELLKSIPKRVENVSSNPSDIVAVFTEYSDSALVIMYIYFIEKQGDILGVTSNMNMEILAAFNKAGLNLAFPTRTVYIQKDESLKQEN, from the coding sequence ATGTTAGAAAATGAATTATGGGGAAATACTATTGAAAACTGGGGTATTTCCATTCTTATTATTTTAGGAGCAATTATTATTGTGAAATTATTATCGCTATTAGGCAAGAAAGTTATCAAACCTTTTGTTACGGGAACCGACAATCACCTGGACGACGTCATTTTTTACTCTTTGGAAGCGCCTGTTAAGTTTGCTATAATTCTGTTGGGAATCTGGATCGCTATCCATCGGTTGGTTTATCCGGACAGTTTTGTGAAAGTAGTTGACAATGCTTACAGCATTTTGATTGTTCTGGATATTACTTGGTTTTTCGGCCGTTTGTTCAGTAGTTTACTTCAGGTTTACTGGGGAAAGCAGTCCAACGGACAAGCTAACAAAATGATGCCAATCATCAAAAGAACCATCTTGGTTATAGTCTGGCTCATCGGCATCGTCATGGCTTTGAGTAATGTGGGAGTTAACATCAGCGCTCTGTTGGGAACTTTGGGTATTGGTGGTATCGCATTTGCTTTGGCAGCACAAGATACAGTAAAAAACGTTTTCGGTGCGTTTACCATTCTGACGGATAAACCTTTCAGCATCGGAGACACAATTCGCGTGGATAGTTATGAAGGAACGGTAGTAGACGTAGGAGTCCGAAGCACAAAAATAATGAATTACGACAAACGTATTATAACTTTCCCCAATTATAAGATTACCGATACTTCTATCGTTAATATTTCATCCGAACCTATGCGCCGAGTAGTCTTGAATCTTGGACTGACGTATGATACGACTTCCGAAAAGATGAAAGAAGCTTTAGAACTATTGAAATCCATCCCCAAAAGAGTAGAAAATGTATCTTCTAACCCTTCTGATATAGTCGCTGTTTTTACAGAATACTCAGATTCCGCATTGGTTATCATGTATATCTATTTTATAGAAAAACAAGGAGATATTTTAGGCGTAACCTCAAATATGAATATGGAAATACTGGCTGCTTTTAATAAAGCAGGATTGAACCTTGCTTTTCCGACACGGACTGTCTATATTCAGAAAGACGAATCATTGAAACAAGAAAATTGA
- the pulA gene encoding type I pullulanase, producing MRELKNHPSPDQLDSYDKYPCYYENDLELVYTPQQSIFTLWAPSADNVRLNLYSSGEAGDPEEQLEMDIADNGTWCIHIDRDLKGSFYTFQIEKDGKWLDETPGIWAKAVGINGNRAAVIDWNETNPEGWESDQSPELKMYSDIILYELHHRDFSIDPNSGIEHKGKFLALTETGTKTPEGESSGLDHLKELGVTHIHILPSFDFATIDERKLEKNKYNWGYDPKNYNVPDGSYSTDPVTPTTRIREFKEMVKSLHQNGFRIVLDVVYNHTASTEHSNFDLTVPGYFYRQNPDGSYSNASGCGNETASEREMVRHYIIESVKFWAKEYHIDGFRFDLMGIHDIDTMNQLREELLKIDPTIFVYGEGWVAADSPLPFEQRAVKENVRKMKGISVFNDEFRDGLKGSTFDEQEPGYASGNINGHFEPVKYGIVGGTQHPQVDYSGLLYCDGPYAAAPSQMINFVSCHDGYTLVDKLKLSVQGEHSEEELVPIDKLIHTVLLTSQGIPFIRGGEEIMQDKQGEPNSYKSSDAVNQIDWALKAKNRDIFNYIRTLIALRKKHPAFRIPTAEGLEKWLHFLDTGDSGVIAYTLGEYANGDEWKEILVAYNGNRNQADINIPEQDWIIVCHNGQIDLDSQEHLSGGDISITASSALILYRQ from the coding sequence ATGAGAGAGTTGAAAAATCATCCGTCCCCGGACCAGTTGGATTCGTATGACAAGTATCCGTGCTATTATGAGAACGATTTGGAATTAGTCTATACACCCCAGCAATCCATATTTACGCTATGGGCACCAAGTGCCGATAATGTCCGTTTAAACCTGTATTCATCCGGCGAAGCGGGAGATCCGGAAGAACAACTGGAAATGGACATAGCCGACAATGGGACCTGGTGTATCCATATAGACCGTGATCTGAAAGGTTCTTTCTACACCTTCCAGATAGAAAAAGATGGAAAATGGCTGGACGAAACACCCGGTATCTGGGCAAAAGCAGTCGGCATCAATGGCAATCGCGCTGCTGTAATCGACTGGAACGAGACAAATCCCGAAGGTTGGGAATCAGACCAGTCACCCGAACTGAAAATGTATTCCGATATCATTCTTTATGAACTTCATCACCGCGATTTTAGTATTGATCCAAACTCAGGAATTGAACATAAGGGGAAGTTTCTTGCTCTGACAGAGACCGGAACTAAAACTCCCGAAGGAGAATCTTCCGGACTGGATCATTTAAAAGAATTGGGAGTAACGCATATACACATCCTTCCTTCATTCGATTTCGCCACAATCGATGAAAGGAAATTGGAGAAAAACAAATACAATTGGGGATATGACCCGAAGAATTATAATGTACCAGATGGAAGTTACTCCACCGATCCTGTCACCCCCACCACCCGTATCCGCGAATTTAAAGAGATGGTAAAAAGCCTCCATCAAAATGGTTTTCGTATTGTACTCGATGTGGTTTATAACCATACAGCCTCAACCGAGCATTCTAATTTTGACCTAACGGTTCCGGGATATTTTTACCGCCAGAATCCCGACGGTTCCTATTCAAATGCTTCCGGGTGTGGAAATGAGACAGCCTCAGAACGCGAAATGGTTCGCCATTATATCATTGAGTCGGTCAAATTCTGGGCGAAAGAATATCACATTGACGGTTTTAGATTCGATCTGATGGGGATACATGACATCGACACCATGAACCAGTTAAGAGAGGAATTATTAAAAATTGACCCCACCATTTTTGTATACGGAGAAGGTTGGGTAGCAGCAGATTCTCCATTACCTTTCGAGCAACGGGCTGTAAAGGAGAATGTACGAAAAATGAAAGGTATTTCCGTATTTAATGATGAATTTCGTGACGGTCTGAAAGGAAGTACCTTTGACGAACAGGAACCAGGGTATGCCTCCGGAAATATCAACGGGCATTTTGAACCTGTCAAATATGGAATCGTTGGCGGAACACAACACCCACAGGTAGATTATAGCGGGTTACTTTACTGTGACGGTCCATATGCCGCTGCTCCCTCTCAAATGATTAACTTTGTTTCCTGTCATGACGGATATACGCTGGTAGATAAGCTGAAATTATCTGTTCAAGGCGAACATTCTGAAGAAGAACTGGTTCCTATTGACAAATTAATACACACCGTGCTTTTAACCTCGCAAGGTATTCCTTTTATTCGTGGCGGTGAAGAAATCATGCAGGACAAACAGGGAGAGCCAAACAGCTACAAGTCTTCTGACGCCGTCAACCAAATAGACTGGGCGTTAAAAGCTAAAAACCGTGATATATTCAATTATATCAGAACATTAATCGCACTCCGCAAAAAACATCCCGCCTTCCGTATTCCTACAGCAGAGGGCTTAGAGAAATGGCTTCATTTTCTTGATACAGGCGATTCCGGTGTCATCGCTTATACTCTAGGCGAGTATGCTAACGGTGATGAATGGAAAGAAATTCTGGTTGCATACAACGGTAACCGGAATCAGGCAGATATCAATATCCCGGAACAAGATTGGATTATAGTCTGCCATAACGGACAAATTGATCTAGACAGTCAGGAGCATTTATCGGGAGGGGATATTTCTATCACAGCATCTTCAGCTCTTATCTTGTATCGTCAATAA
- a CDS encoding TolC family protein translates to MKKNIRYNIVLLLLMVEAVLIPAFAQMPEIKLGQSISFEEYLNRVAKKNLSYLAEKLNVSIADAEVIARKIFPDPELEFEAGNETFSLGVSYSLEMGNKRGARIKLARTQAELEKLVLQQGFQDLRAEAADLFLEAILQRELLEVQKSSYEYMYQLSQSDSLRYVSGEITENDVRQSKLETVTLLNTVYSQEAAYHSALVLLNKHMGMSADTLHIPLGNWEELSRDFALSDLVKAGLDNRIDLLVAQKSTEVTTREYKLTRAERRPDIGVSVSYERNWNGFLPPSRSATAGVSVPLTFSNINKGAVKAAKFRIAQSEIMERDMELQIQTEITQAWFNYEAEKKKIAQYKAGVLEDSQKVLDGMVYKYKRGETSILDVLVAQRTYNEVQQEYLETMKGYAASLVALERACGIWDICF, encoded by the coding sequence ATGAAAAAGAATATACGATATAATATAGTGCTCTTGCTGTTAATGGTGGAAGCCGTACTCATTCCGGCTTTTGCGCAAATGCCTGAAATAAAGCTGGGGCAGTCTATTTCTTTCGAAGAATATCTGAATCGGGTAGCGAAAAAGAACCTGAGTTATTTAGCCGAAAAACTCAATGTGAGTATTGCTGATGCGGAAGTAATTGCCCGGAAAATCTTTCCGGATCCGGAGTTGGAATTTGAAGCAGGTAATGAGACTTTCTCGTTGGGAGTTTCCTATTCATTAGAAATGGGAAATAAAAGGGGAGCACGTATTAAGTTGGCGCGGACTCAGGCAGAATTGGAGAAACTGGTCCTGCAACAGGGCTTTCAGGATTTGAGGGCGGAGGCTGCCGACCTTTTTCTAGAAGCAATTCTTCAGCGCGAATTACTTGAAGTACAGAAAAGTTCTTATGAGTATATGTATCAGCTGAGTCAGTCAGATAGTTTACGTTATGTTTCGGGAGAGATTACGGAGAATGATGTCCGGCAGTCAAAACTGGAAACTGTCACCTTGCTTAATACTGTTTACAGTCAGGAGGCGGCTTATCATTCCGCTTTGGTTTTGTTGAATAAACACATGGGGATGAGTGCTGATACGCTTCATATCCCTTTGGGAAATTGGGAAGAGCTAAGCAGGGACTTTGCTCTGTCTGATTTGGTCAAAGCGGGACTGGATAATCGCATCGACCTGCTTGTTGCTCAAAAAAGTACTGAAGTTACTACCCGGGAATATAAACTGACGAGAGCGGAACGCAGACCCGATATCGGAGTATCTGTTTCTTATGAAAGAAACTGGAACGGCTTTCTTCCTCCGTCCCGTTCTGCTACTGCCGGTGTATCTGTTCCTCTGACATTCTCGAATATAAATAAAGGAGCTGTAAAAGCTGCAAAGTTTCGGATTGCCCAATCGGAGATAATGGAAAGAGATATGGAATTGCAGATACAGACAGAGATAACCCAGGCCTGGTTCAACTATGAGGCTGAAAAGAAAAAGATAGCTCAATATAAAGCCGGTGTACTTGAAGACTCGCAGAAGGTGCTCGACGGAATGGTATATAAATACAAACGGGGAGAAACGAGTATTCTTGATGTACTGGTTGCCCAGCGTACTTATAATGAAGTGCAACAGGAGTATCTGGAAACAATGAAAGGATATGCCGCTTCACTAGTAGCATTGGAAAGAGCTTGTGGTATATGGGATATATGCTTTTGA
- the rlmF gene encoding 23S rRNA (adenine(1618)-N(6))-methyltransferase RlmF, whose translation MAERSELHTRNKHNGQYDFSLLTENYPPLRKFVLLNPLGIQTIDFFNPHAVKALNKALLISYYGIRYWDIPRNYLCPPIPGRADYVHYIADLIDPERVSNTANEENGDKPKRQCRCLDIGVGANCIYPIIGHVEYGWMFVGSDIDPVSIENARKIVTCNPVLAHKIDLRLQKDNRRIFDGIIAPDEYFDVTICNPPFHSSKKEAEEGTLRKLSSLKGEKVKKTKLNFGGNANELWCEGGELRFLLNMISESRKYRKNCGWFTSLVSKEKNLDKLYAKLKAVHVSEYKIIRMCQGTKNSRILAWRFLE comes from the coding sequence ATGGCAGAAAGAAGCGAACTACATACGAGAAATAAACACAATGGACAATATGATTTTTCATTGTTGACAGAGAATTATCCACCGCTCAGAAAATTTGTACTTCTCAATCCTTTGGGAATACAAACAATCGATTTTTTTAATCCACATGCTGTGAAAGCGCTGAATAAAGCATTGCTGATAAGTTATTATGGTATCCGCTACTGGGATATTCCAAGGAATTATTTGTGTCCGCCTATCCCCGGGAGGGCAGACTATGTTCATTATATTGCCGATTTAATTGATCCGGAGAGAGTCAGTAATACGGCAAATGAAGAGAATGGAGATAAGCCAAAACGACAGTGCAGATGCTTGGATATCGGTGTAGGTGCAAATTGTATTTATCCGATTATTGGGCACGTTGAGTATGGATGGATGTTTGTGGGTTCCGATATTGATCCGGTATCCATAGAAAATGCGCGTAAGATAGTGACTTGCAATCCTGTATTAGCACATAAGATTGATTTGCGGCTTCAGAAAGACAATCGGAGGATTTTTGACGGAATCATCGCTCCCGATGAATATTTTGATGTAACAATCTGCAATCCTCCGTTTCACAGTTCGAAAAAAGAAGCAGAAGAGGGGACATTACGTAAATTGAGTAGTCTGAAAGGGGAGAAAGTAAAGAAAACCAAATTGAATTTCGGTGGAAATGCGAATGAACTTTGGTGTGAGGGTGGAGAATTACGTTTTTTGCTGAATATGATTTCTGAGAGCCGGAAATACCGGAAGAATTGCGGTTGGTTTACAAGTCTGGTTTCTAAGGAGAAGAATCTGGATAAACTATATGCTAAATTAAAAGCCGTCCATGTATCGGAATATAAGATAATTCGAATGTGTCAGGGTACAAAAAATAGCAGAATTTTGGCTTGGCGATTTTTGGAATAG
- a CDS encoding alpha-amylase: MENGVMMQYFEWHLPNDGKLWKQIKEDALHLHDIGVTAVWIPPAYKADEQQDEGYATYDLYDLGEFDQKGTIRTKYGTKDELKKMIDELHKYHIAVYLDVVLNHKAGGDFTEKFMVVEVDPKERTKALGEPFEIQGWTGYSFHGRKDKHSDFKWHWYHFSGTGFDDAQKRSGVFQIQGEGKAWSEGVDSENGNYDFLLCNDIDLDHPEVVSELNRWGKWVSNELNLDGMRLDAIKHMKDQFVAQFLDAVRSERGNDFYAVGEYWNGDLEALDAYIEAVGHKVNLFDVPLHYNMFQASQEGKDYDLRDILKDTLVEHHPDLAVTIVDNHDTQRGSSLESNVEDWFKPLAYGLILLMKEGYPCLFYGDYYGIKGEKSPHTRIIDILLDARRKYAYGDQIEYFDHPSTIGFIRTGDEEHNGSGLVFLMSNDEAGSKIMSLGEKHKGEVWHEITGSISEEITLDEEGNGEFSVESRNLAVWVKKD; this comes from the coding sequence ATGGAAAATGGTGTTATGATGCAATATTTTGAATGGCATCTCCCGAATGACGGGAAGTTATGGAAACAGATAAAGGAAGATGCGTTGCATCTTCATGATATAGGTGTGACTGCTGTTTGGATTCCCCCTGCTTATAAGGCCGATGAGCAGCAAGACGAAGGATATGCGACTTATGATCTGTATGACTTGGGCGAATTTGACCAAAAGGGAACCATAAGAACTAAATATGGTACGAAAGATGAACTGAAGAAAATGATTGACGAATTGCACAAATATCATATTGCTGTTTATCTGGACGTTGTATTGAATCATAAAGCGGGTGGTGATTTTACTGAAAAGTTTATGGTAGTGGAGGTCGATCCCAAGGAGAGAACCAAGGCTTTGGGTGAGCCGTTTGAGATACAAGGGTGGACCGGGTATAGCTTTCACGGACGTAAGGACAAACATTCGGATTTTAAATGGCATTGGTATCATTTTTCCGGGACGGGTTTTGATGATGCGCAAAAGCGCAGCGGTGTTTTTCAGATACAGGGAGAAGGAAAAGCTTGGAGTGAGGGCGTGGATAGTGAGAACGGTAATTATGATTTTCTGTTATGTAACGATATTGACTTGGACCATCCGGAAGTTGTATCTGAATTGAACCGTTGGGGAAAGTGGGTTTCCAATGAATTGAATCTCGACGGAATGCGTCTGGATGCCATTAAACATATGAAAGATCAATTCGTCGCACAATTCCTCGATGCGGTGAGGAGTGAAAGAGGCAATGATTTTTATGCCGTAGGTGAATATTGGAATGGTGACCTGGAAGCATTGGATGCTTATATAGAAGCTGTTGGGCACAAAGTAAACCTATTTGATGTCCCGTTACATTATAATATGTTCCAGGCATCACAGGAAGGTAAAGACTATGATTTGCGGGATATTTTAAAAGATACTCTGGTTGAACATCATCCCGATCTGGCTGTAACCATTGTTGACAATCATGATACGCAACGCGGAAGTTCTCTTGAATCCAATGTAGAAGATTGGTTTAAACCGTTGGCTTATGGTTTGATTTTGCTGATGAAGGAAGGTTATCCATGTCTGTTTTATGGAGATTATTATGGTATAAAGGGGGAGAAGTCTCCTCATACCCGGATTATTGATATATTGTTGGATGCGAGACGAAAGTACGCTTACGGTGATCAGATAGAATACTTCGACCATCCTTCAACGATTGGCTTTATCCGTACAGGAGATGAGGAACATAATGGCTCCGGGCTGGTCTTCCTTATGTCTAATGACGAGGCGGGAAGTAAAATAATGAGCTTGGGTGAGAAACATAAAGGCGAAGTCTGGCACGAAATAACCGGAAGTATATCCGAAGAAATAACTTTAGATGAAGAAGGAAATGGAGAGTTCTCTGTCGAATCCCGTAACCTGGCTGTTTGGGTGAAGAAGGATTAG
- a CDS encoding efflux RND transporter permease subunit: protein MKKELMLSIIQKRWVMLCLFVMMCIFGYYSWKQLSIEAYPDIADVTSQVVTQVPGLAAEEVEQQITIPLERAINGLPGMHVMRSKSTFGLSMITIVFKDGTEDYWSRQRVQERLNEVELPYGAVPGLDPLTSPVGEVYRYIIESDQHSLRELTDLQNWVIIPRIKEVSGVADVTNFGGITTQFQVEVDPSKLEQYNLSLSQVVEAIENNNANVGGSVLNRGDLGYVVRGIGLIGNLDDLGHIVVSTTSGVPVFLNDIGSLKYGNLERKGVLGYTDRTRNYSESLEGIVLLLKHENPSKVLEDIHVAVDELNNETLPEGVRIHTFLDRTNLVDTTLSTVSHTLLMGMALVFLVLILFLGNWRGALLVSITIPVSLLIAFILMHLTDIPANLLSLGAIDFGIIVDGAIVMLETILKKREDNPKQYLEEKSMAQRAKEVGRPILFSTIVIITAYLPLFAFERVERKLFTPMAFTMSYAMIGALLVALLLIPGLAYAIYRKPHKIYKNKWLDRLKDKYIRTITRFLEAPLKAIIPSGLILTAGIVLSVVVGKDFLPELDEGSIWLQVNLPPGISVEKSRELSDTLRARTMKYSEVTYIMVQAGRNDDGTDPFTPSHFEVSIGIKPYDEWPKGKTKKDLIHELEEEYKLLPGFKVGFSQPMIDGVMDKIAGAHSELVVKVYGEDFRETRRIAEEITRALGTVRGAVDLDIDQEPPLPQLQISMNRDAIARYGLNVSDVADLIEVAVGGKAIAQLYQGDRQYGITCKYKEEARNTPEKIAGLMLTSSTGAKIPLSQVADVRLSVGESTITREMNRRHLTVKLNLRGRDLTSFLNEAQNTINEKVHYDKNKYTIKWGGAFENQKRAYTRLAVIIPLTLTGMFILLYVTFGKFRQAGLVLAIVPLALFGGMLALNVRGMTLNVSSAVGFIAMFGLSIQNGIIMVSQVNGLRRGGMELRKSVIEGARQRFRPILMTSITTILGLFPASLATGIGSDVQRPLATVIVYGLMFSTLISMFLLPAFYYLVENNVLNKKKNDEKEYTI from the coding sequence ATGAAGAAGGAATTAATGCTTTCAATTATACAAAAAAGATGGGTAATGCTTTGCCTGTTTGTGATGATGTGTATCTTTGGATATTACTCATGGAAACAGCTTTCGATAGAAGCATATCCGGATATTGCAGATGTCACTTCCCAGGTGGTCACTCAAGTTCCCGGACTGGCTGCGGAGGAAGTGGAACAGCAGATAACCATTCCTTTGGAACGCGCTATTAATGGGCTGCCCGGTATGCACGTCATGCGGAGTAAGAGTACATTCGGGCTGTCAATGATTACCATTGTCTTTAAGGACGGGACAGAGGACTACTGGAGCCGCCAGCGCGTACAGGAAAGATTGAATGAAGTAGAACTGCCTTATGGAGCTGTTCCGGGACTTGATCCGCTGACATCTCCCGTAGGAGAAGTGTACCGTTATATCATAGAAAGTGACCAGCACTCATTACGCGAATTAACCGACCTTCAGAACTGGGTAATTATTCCCCGTATCAAGGAAGTGTCGGGAGTGGCTGATGTAACCAATTTCGGTGGGATCACTACTCAGTTCCAGGTTGAAGTAGATCCGTCCAAACTGGAACAATATAATTTATCTCTCAGCCAGGTTGTTGAAGCCATTGAGAATAACAATGCCAATGTGGGGGGAAGCGTGTTGAATCGTGGTGACTTGGGTTATGTGGTACGGGGAATTGGATTAATCGGAAATTTGGACGATTTGGGACATATTGTAGTGAGTACTACTTCCGGAGTTCCTGTCTTTCTGAATGATATAGGTTCTTTGAAGTATGGAAATCTTGAAAGAAAGGGAGTGCTGGGATATACGGACCGTACCCGCAACTACTCTGAGAGTCTGGAAGGAATCGTACTCCTTCTGAAACATGAGAATCCGTCTAAAGTACTGGAAGATATTCATGTGGCAGTTGATGAGTTAAATAATGAGACATTGCCGGAAGGAGTGAGGATACATACTTTTCTGGATCGTACCAACTTGGTGGATACTACTTTGAGTACCGTATCCCATACCTTGCTGATGGGTATGGCTTTGGTGTTTCTTGTGCTTATTCTGTTTCTAGGCAACTGGCGTGGTGCATTATTGGTATCTATAACGATTCCTGTGTCATTGCTTATCGCTTTTATTCTTATGCATCTGACGGATATTCCGGCTAACCTTCTGTCGCTTGGTGCTATTGATTTCGGTATTATTGTGGACGGTGCTATCGTTATGCTGGAAACGATCCTTAAGAAACGTGAGGATAATCCCAAACAATATCTCGAAGAAAAAAGCATGGCGCAACGCGCCAAAGAAGTGGGTCGGCCTATTCTTTTCTCAACCATTGTCATTATTACGGCATACCTTCCGCTGTTTGCCTTTGAACGTGTTGAACGCAAACTTTTTACTCCAATGGCATTTACGATGAGCTATGCAATGATTGGAGCACTGTTGGTTGCGCTCTTATTGATTCCGGGACTTGCCTATGCAATCTATCGTAAACCACATAAAATATATAAGAATAAATGGCTGGACAGACTAAAGGATAAATACATTCGTACCATTACAAGATTTCTGGAAGCTCCCTTAAAAGCCATCATTCCATCAGGACTGATTCTGACAGCGGGGATCGTGTTGAGTGTTGTCGTAGGAAAAGACTTCCTTCCGGAGCTAGATGAAGGTTCGATATGGTTACAGGTTAATCTGCCACCCGGAATTTCCGTAGAAAAGTCACGGGAGTTATCCGATACTTTGCGTGCCCGTACGATGAAGTATTCCGAAGTAACTTATATTATGGTACAGGCGGGAAGGAATGACGACGGAACTGATCCGTTCACCCCTTCACATTTTGAAGTGTCCATCGGTATTAAGCCTTATGATGAATGGCCGAAAGGAAAAACTAAAAAGGATTTGATTCATGAACTGGAAGAAGAATATAAGTTACTTCCCGGTTTTAAAGTAGGATTTAGCCAACCTATGATAGACGGGGTGATGGATAAGATAGCCGGGGCCCATAGTGAACTGGTGGTGAAAGTATATGGCGAAGATTTTCGTGAAACACGTCGTATTGCCGAAGAAATAACCAGGGCATTAGGAACTGTGCGAGGGGCTGTTGATCTGGATATTGATCAGGAACCACCCTTGCCACAGTTACAGATCAGTATGAATCGTGATGCCATAGCCCGTTACGGATTAAATGTATCCGATGTAGCGGATCTGATTGAAGTGGCTGTCGGAGGTAAAGCTATCGCACAACTTTATCAGGGTGACCGCCAGTATGGCATCACCTGTAAGTATAAAGAGGAAGCGCGGAATACTCCGGAGAAAATAGCCGGACTTATGTTGACTTCTTCCACCGGTGCAAAGATACCTCTTTCTCAGGTTGCCGATGTCAGATTGAGTGTCGGCGAAAGTACGATTACCAGGGAAATGAACAGACGCCATTTGACGGTAAAGCTGAATTTGCGCGGTCGTGACCTGACATCTTTTCTGAATGAAGCCCAGAATACGATCAATGAGAAAGTACATTATGACAAGAATAAATATACCATCAAATGGGGAGGGGCCTTCGAAAATCAAAAACGGGCTTATACACGTCTTGCTGTCATTATACCGCTGACACTGACAGGGATGTTTATACTGCTTTATGTCACGTTCGGGAAGTTCCGGCAGGCAGGACTGGTATTGGCTATTGTTCCTCTGGCACTTTTCGGAGGTATGCTTGCTCTTAATGTGCGTGGTATGACGCTGAATGTATCTTCTGCCGTAGGATTTATAGCGATGTTCGGGCTTTCCATACAAAATGGAATTATCATGGTATCGCAGGTCAATGGGCTGCGCAGGGGAGGAATGGAACTCCGGAAATCGGTCATAGAAGGGGCACGCCAGCGTTTCCGACCTATTCTGATGACTTCGATCACTACGATACTCGGACTTTTCCCGGCTTCGTTGGCAACCGGAATCGGTAGTGACGTACAGCGTCCGCTGGCAACAGTGATTGTGTATGGATTGATGTTTTCAACCCTTATCTCTATGTTTCTGCTTCCGGCTTTCTATTATCTGGTTGAGAACAATGTTTTAAATAAAAAGAAGAACGATGAAAAAGAATATACGATATAA